The DNA window CATTGATAAGCATTTACCGAAATTAAGTCCAGATCTATGTTAGCCAAAGTGTTTGTTCATGTTGTAAGAATCTTGTGCTTTAGCTGAGTTTTCTTAAGAACAAATTTCTTTGGAGTAAAATCCTGCCACTCAgttcgaacaatttttttgattaacACAGCTTAGCAGTAAAAAGTAGTGCTGATACAAAATACTGGTCTGACACAGATTTCAGCCTGTCGATAATGTATGTGAAACAAGAGCTGAAATAGTTAACAGTTTTGATTAGGCTACATTTTGTCGCCCTCACCAGATCCTGGAAATTTGGAATactttaaaattagaaaaataaaaatagaaaaatataattagaAATACTTCTGACATATTCTCTCCGGAAAATTTTAACCGGAAAAAGTTACCTTGCCGTAAGGGATCACCCCAAATCGATGGTACTGTTCCAGTCCCatttcgacgcccagagtcacctccacgccactatgaggcggcaAACTGTTGTGGAGGATGGAAGAATTTCCCGCcgaaattttcgatttcttaTATGACCGCTTATTGTTTGTGATTTGTttatcttatatttatttatttatttactgtttactGGAATCGGAAACCTAGCTAAGAGTGAGCCACTGCtgagattcaccaccgtcttagtGAAATTTGACTCCCTGATCCATGCAGGttgcgacgacctgtggtgaaagctaagctcgtcATGGTAAGGCTGTTTAGTTTGGAGAAAAGTCTTTCTGCCACtgcagcatattcactgccgcAGTACCCTGCACTAGGAACTGCCGCCTCAGAcatcggacggtatggcgaccggtgagaagCGATTAAATCTCAGGTTGTTCAGAATGtgtttgattctggaccaggCGACACGTGCACGACCTGCCATAGAGAATGTCtcagattttgttttgtttttttttttcacgcgAGAACAGACctcacagacgctgacctacACGCACTTCTTAGAGCCCCAAAGCGTATGTGATTCAACGTGATTGCTCTACAAAAATCAGAAGGAGAGACGAACGTCAGATGAATAACGGTGCACTCGTCATTCGCGGAGGGAATGTTTCATCGCGAAATGTAGACGGTGTcgattttgttgtgcacccatgtATTGTCCATCTTTttgattctcacgagatcatGCCACCTCGTCCAGCCATTCTGCGCCTCCGCCGCCAACGGAAACTCCGACTCCGTCAAGGAAGCTACGTACCAACGGGTCGAGGTCTCTGTGCCCATGCGTTgaactcgacagttcttccagcgttCTGTTACGCAGTGGAGACGTGGGCGAACAACGTTGCAACATCTAAGAAGCCACTTATCACCCATAGAGATGTCTTCGGGactttaaccggcgcacacaacataTAGCCGCTTTTCGCAGCTCCAAATTGAGAATAACGTCCCGTCTTTGCGACCCATCGGATTAtaaatcgaaagcaaaacatagatggggcggtcacattatgagaataACCAACGATAGATGGGCTAAAAGAACGCTACAGTGGATCCCGAGCGATGCTAAATGCCCTCGAAGGAGGCCACAAACGAGATGGTGTGAGGTGCACGGATGAACCAGTTGAGAGCTCAGCTAGGTACGGCTCGAAGACCTCGTCAActtcactcacgaaacttgagaacatcttggatgacaatggggAGGGAAAGAAACAActggaaaagatgctggggTCCACATGTCCTTTGAGAACGGGCCATCTAGGTGGCTAAATAagtttctcttgtttctctGCCTTTTATTTGTGTTGTAGGAAACTCAATCATCCAAACTGAAACTGTGACTCAATTCTCACTAGGTATCTTATGGTGGGGGCGGATAGTGTAGTAGtatgtcggtaagaagttccgctttctgcacgatcgaccggaggtCCAAATCCTTCGCTGGCggaaaccaagcctttcatccctccggggtcgataaattggtaccagacttgtctgggaggataagaacactgacttgacacatcggctagccaccgcaagtcattgtataggccaggtacacgttcgtaaacctcagacgattctgaattgaagtgaacgtgggggcgcatctcaggcggattgattaacgccagaaactctatcctttatcctttactcaCACTCCACAAGTCTTTGAATACTGACGCTCAAAGTAAATTTCGtgcaataaagctggctgTAGTTcgtagagagagatttcttctgtatttcttcaaagttctgtgcttctagctttcctagttttttatGCCTAGTTGAGAGAAATTCTTAgaattttgcctcaaattttcgagattttctcaactagcttttaaGAGAGCCATAACACCTGCAGAGACCAGAATTCAGCACTTAAGGGTTTTCCTTAATGCTCTAGCGAAAAATATCCTTAAATTTTCCAACCGCGCTACCGTAATCTCTCAACgggaaaaaagtgcgaaatctcaTATTctcggcaacgcgtcaaaatctgtatgacttcAGAGAAAGTCCAATAACTCAGCTCGTTGTTCATGAAGAAGAATTcggtttgaaatatttttagagGAAAACTTTTCCTATCataatttttccttacttttctacattagttttcgttttctcgaaaactagttgagaaaaagttgagaaattgtGCTCGAAacacaatttcagaaaaactgcCAGTGAAATATTGgtctcagcaatttttttcggttttgcaaaactcggggcgggtgtagtgtagcggttagaggtacCGCTTCCTgctcgatcgatcggaggttcgaatcggcCTTAGTGCTCTCAGACTAAGGCTtgcatccctccggagtcgataaattggtaccagacttgtctgggaggataaaaacatcggctagccaccgcaagtcattgcataggccagatacacgttcgtaaacctcaaacgattctgaattgagcgcatcccaagcggattgattaacgccagaaactttatcccttatcctttatagcactatcatcatgatcatgatcatgatatataacaacgagcttagtccgtttgtgtgtgtgtgtttgtctgtgtgtcacgaaactcGAAAAAGGGGGTATGACGGATCCACCAGCGATTGGTGCGTCGAccccagatagctataaaatggggtggttgGGTCCCggggcgtcagattgctgcgcaaTAATTTCATCTGCATGTCGCAGAAGGTGAAagagacgttgcaaccgtttaaAAGCCCTGACCACAGCGCGTGttgcttttcatttctatcgcTCCTTTGCATGTCCATTTTCTTGCATCtttgcctcaacttggtaACATGTCTTCCTCGGAAAGCGGAAACATGAGTGAAACCCGCTGCTTAAACAGTTGAATGACGTTATGATGTGACGTCGAACTTTATCATTATCAGTGCGATGATGTTgtcacgttattttatgttgaaaCATCATCCtctgataactgttggggaaaataggaagaaaattcatacttccagtaatattttcaaattgtgtctgtATTATGTTGGTATCGAAAGAGTATTTAAAGCTGACGTTTGAATGATCTCCAAATGTGgaatatttaaaaagaaatctaagaaATCTTGCCAATAATTTTacataaaaaagtagaaagtatTATTAAAAAGGCAccaatctaatttcacagcaaatgccgctactattaatttttattgatcagtgaacgCGACCGAAGCGAACGCCACAGAAAGCCTGAATTCTGgcgttagccggacgttcagactagtTTATTAATGATTTATTTGTTGAGCTTCCAATTTGTTcctttaattctgtttattataaTTGATTTTCCACTGCTATGTGAGCGGCTATACCTGAAATAATGAGAAAGAAGGGGTCGTTATTAGGATGGTTTGTTCTCAACTACTCGCTTGATCCtggtcgtaaggaaccgcattccgaagccgtctgtttacagtgatgccgGGAGacatgagcggaaccaccatTGTATTcatgatctacgacccgatataggtatatccaacgaaaatccatagcgagccagattcgtggtgtgatgcacTTGTTATAAAATTTTTTGGTTAGTGTTTCTGCTTCTCAGTGGTATCctaatgaaaaatgatgattAAAAAATCCTAGGAGGTCTCACTATGAGGTCACGCAAATGGATACTACCGCACGCGTTCAAATTACCAACGCTCTCTtcttaagagaagaaaaacttctacTAGGTTTCTCTTGTACACAGTCAGCGTAAAATGTGCTCATGCAAGTGAATACGACACGACGCAACACACCTTCCTCTGGTAGACATGAGTTCGCTTTCCTTCTATATTGCCCCCAGCAAAACCCCATCACACTCATTCTGTTGGACGTAATTATTCTTCGATGATATATTAACAacggaaaaagagagaaatgaaaagactACTCAATTATGGGTATTATGTGCTAtggttgtttcttctttttgctttacgtatcctttcttttttgcctCAGATATATTTTGTTTGAAGGATGGACTAATCATCAGCGCTCGCATAGTTTGTGAGCTACCATTCATTTGACACTTTTATTCGCACCAAGTTAGGACAAAAAATCTGGCGATAGTGCACTCAGTGATGTATATAAGAGCTTCGTTGTGGATTGGTTGCGTTGAAGGATGTGCCTAAAGACAATCATAGGATcgatttcttagaaaaaaagagaaatttttcaggattaaaTCTTTTGGCTTTATCCCATATGATAATTATCGCACCAGTTTAAGCAAAGTGTTTTTACTGTAGTAAGCTATGCTAATGAAGCGTCTTGTTCATCTGAGTGTTATTATGCTAATCGGTGACGTGACGAGGAACATGTGATGATAGTGAAGGAGTTTGCAGAGAATACTAACGTAAGCAATCCCAACTTACTGATTCTTCATTTCGAGTAgacaaaattatttcaaaagggttattttgcttctttttgagAAACGTTCTCTATTCTAATCCAATTCTACCGCCACTGAGCGACACTTGGACTTCAGtgcatgaaagaaaaacgagtgaGTGATAATCGTACTACGCTGTAGTTCCTTTCTTAAAATatcgaaaacaaattttcctgaatttctagaaaattaacCGAGACTCTGCTGCCAGAAATTGTCTCATTGCGAAGAATGATGTTGCACAAATTTCGAACTTCGGAGTTAGTATCGTGGAGatgcagaagaaagaaaagacgtTAAAGAATTTTGCATATAAGGATTGTCATCATGAAAATCGCCAGAAATTGGCGATATTCCATATCTGTCCAAAAACCAACGTGCTTATTTTATCAAAGAAAGGGAGATACTGATTCACGATTGAATTCAAAAGATATTCCAAATTCTTCTCACTTGAGGTCGTCTTTTCGAACATGTTCGTTTAATTGGTCATTCTGTACAGCAAATTCTTGGGCACTGGATCTTCTTTTGGAAAGCCTTAttcctttttcaagaaaatttggatTTCATCTGACccctttttgtttgttttttcttaaatcatTGACTGTGTTTACTACTACTAACTACAATGTTCACATTACCTCATTAAACTGAGACAATGTAGATAGTTGTATTGAGAATCACCTTCTTGTAGTTCGACGGCGATAATTACTCCTATTTAATTTCCTGTTAGAACCCTACATTAGTTTTAtgccttcaaaaaattcctgaTATTTCCACTTCCTCTtcttgactttttttaaaatataatctGCTTAAATCCAGGTTCTTTAGCGATACCTagcagcaaaaacattttaaaaaaaaaacgaaagtatACAGTGAAGATGGATATGTGGAGTTTTCATGTGACAGTCTTATGTGCGTCTTTCTTTAGAAgcgaaggggaaaaaaacagcaggaTGAAAGGAGAGGAATGGTGTAGGATAAAAGATGAAGTTTATGGCTTTAATCAGTCCACCTTTGATGCAGcaccacgttcacctcaattcagaatcgtttgaggttcacgaacgtgtaactgacatGACTtgtatacagtgacttgcagggcaagccgatgtttcaagtcagtgtttttaccctcccagacaagtccgtcacaaatttatcgacctcgtaGGGgaaaaggcttggtgagcactagggcaaaTTCGAACCCGAGAACAGccagcggaatctctaaccactacactacacctaCCCTGAATGATGTAGATCTTGAATTCACGATGGTGAAGAACCTTACGCTGAAAtgagcacaaaaaaagaaaagagaaattacgTGTTGGGTATCAATACCTTAAATTATGAATCTGATCACTATCCACAACATATGCGATCGATTACAGTTGTTAGTTCGACTTATAGTATCTAAAGAACTGCACTACTTCAAACAAGGAATGATTTGAAAAGTTGTTTTGCCCACGATCCTCAGTTTAGGTCAAGATGTGATGCTAAAGCGGCATGAATTTGGACAGAAATAGATGACTTTAAAGAACATGACAAGATGCTCTCAATGATCGAATTTTGATGGCCAATAATTAGTTTTCAAAGTGTGTCACTGCATTGCTCATATTGGTCCATACAAGCACAACCCTAAGGCATAACTATTCCCTACTAACCTTTTGTGCAGCTTTTATtaggttttcctttttcaaattttctcgaGCACAGACCGCACTTTCGCACCATACtcgacctgaaatctgcaacacCAGTGAATAAATCAACATTTATTCGTTTCGTATCGCTTTGATACAGAGATAACACTTATAAAATGCTGGAGTGGAATTTAAGGATGAGAAATTGTTCGTAGATTTTCTGCAATATGTGTTATGGCATGGTGTGGGTGGagtagtgcagtcggttagaggttccgctgcctgcacgatcgatctgaggttcgaatccgccccagtggtCACCAAGCcactcatccctccggggtcgataagttggtaccatacttgtctgaGAAGGTAAaaccactgacttgatacatcggtttGCCCTGCAATAACTGTATacgtcagttacacgttcgtgaacctcaagcgattctgaattgaagtgaacgtggtggcgcatcaaAGGCGgactgatcaacgccagacacttcatcctttgtCTTATATGTGTCAAAGCAGGGAAAATGTTTAGTCTTTCGATATTATAACATGCCTCTCTCGGTGATGTGCTATCGATGATTAGTGAAATGCCAGACGTATTTGATCATAGCAAGGGTGAAGTAGGAGCAGTATTATTTCGGCAGATTTGCTTAATACAATTGAGCAAGTGTTAGAAACGTTGTATAATATTACCTTGCAGTCGATGATTCTTGCCAAATTTTTGGACTGATCAAAAAAGATAAACATTCTAGATCCGTTTTCATTCACAACCATTGAATGCATAATAAACCTGTGAATCCAGACAGAATCAATGTAAAAGTTGTTTGATCAGTTGTTTCCTGGGATTCGATTGCAGCATAAGTCTAttctaaattaaaaatgaGGGACAAACGAAAAGAATGAACTGATAAAAATTGTCTGAAATTGTGTCGCAGTGTCACAAAAAGTTGCATTttatgaaattgaaaagttgGAAAGACCTATGTCTGCCGAAATGTGCCTATGCATCTTCAATAACGAGAAAATACACAGAAAGTCTTCGATTCTGTCGATCTTGTTGCGCGAGTTAGGTGATTTTCGCAATAGGCGCCGAACCCACCCTGTATATGAGCACCTTCGTCACTTATATGAATCCATTCTATTTTCATCGTTCTATTTCCTTACCATTCCATGACATCACGCAGCAGTAATCAACTGAAACAGTGAAGAATCGAAAGATGACCATTCTTGAACTTTTCCGTTAAATGAATTTACGGAGGTAACGTAAATGCAAAGCGGCATAAGTCGAGCCTGCCGTAACCCGATGACTCCCAGCTGTTACGCAGGGGTAACAAGAAGTGTAGGAAACGGTTTGTACGgttaagaagaaggaaaattgaaaagatagCTCTAAGAGGACCACAGGAAACTTTTCTAAGTCTAGTCGTTTCCTGCAGAAACCATTTTACGAGACTTTATTTGAGAAAGACGATGTGATTTGATAAAACGTTTTACGCGTTGTTTGGAGCATCGTAGTTAGAAGACAGTTTTGAGCACAATGGAGGCTTTCTGCACTTACTCTGGGGAATGACCATTCTTGAacttttccgacttttttacCCTGGGAGCACGTTTTGTTGTTTGCTCGTTCTAATTTTTACCATTCTATTCGTTAATAACTGTGGCCCTTGCATTGTCTCCCATCTGAATAAGCAACGGAGGAAGAGCTTTGGTTACCGCACAAATGTCGATGACTAAGCGATTTGTATATATCTATTCAACACACACATTAAATGTCGGCCGCTGATCGTTTTTCTACAGCTCTCAAGTCCGACGATTATTAATCACTTCACACCGTATTGCGttattttctcctctttcacTCTCAACGTTCACAAAAAGCAGAAGATCCTTGACCTGATTCCTAGAAACAGCTTAGCTCAATAAACTATTTggtaaaaacaataaaaagaacaaagtgtctgacgttaatcaatccgcttgggattcgcCAACACGCTcgcatcaattcagaatcaccTGGGGTTCGCGGACGCGTGTCTAGCCACAGCATGACTCGCGAGAAACAGCTgatgtcaggtcagtgttcaTATTCTCTATGCTATGACTAGTTTAGTATCAATTTTTCGGCGCTGGAGGATGGCAAGCCTGGTTGggactaggacggtttcgaaccatcgctCTTGCTGTCACAGCGAGATCTCCTATCGGCAGCACTGCACGCGCCACAAAACAATGGTGACCGAACAATTGAACGAGTGTCAATAATGCCAATCTTCAATCATTATCGTCATTAAAGTTATACTCAGAATACACAAATAAAGGGTATAATACTATGAGAGAAATCGTATCCCTGGGAGAAGAACACGACACAGATGATCTCAGATCGCTCGTGGAGAATTTGACAAAAGAACAATGTGTAAATTCCCTGTAAATGTCTGAATTTCGAGGTGAACAAAATTATTGTAAAAATTATTACATAAAATTGGTGAATTATTCTTTTACGACGTCACATGAGCTCTTACGTAATTTAAATTGAAgcataatttaatttagttcGAAGTTTAGCTCTCCAACTGGAGAGAAacgaaaaagtaaataaaacttttacagATTTGTGAGCAAATCTGCACCAACTAATATTACAAATATATTCGATGCCCGATGATACATAGGTTTCTATTAGAATTAGCTTTCAGATAAGGAAACTCTTCCAAATTGGTGGTGACTTGGCACTAAAGGTCACTGTTCTCAGAAGGGAAGACGTGCGTACGCTTATCAGAGAAATGAAGACATTACCCCTATTTTTAAGTTTATAGATGGATTAAAGATAGCTGTGCCTCGGGAAAGGAGTTATTCTTTCTAGTGTAACCTAAGGATTTTGAAAGGTTCATCTCGATGTCTTTTATGAGCCGACAATTTTATGATCTCTCTACAGCTATGGATATAGAcgttataattattattataattattattgttattattattgtatgttAATTAATCACAAGAACATATCTTTGcagataaaaatataaatttgatAGACTAACGCGTATCGAAAGGCATTTATCTCGCTTACGCAGTTTCGATCGAATAAAGCACTGAGATAAAACGGCTGCTGTCATTTTCAGAATTCTGGGCTAGGATTCGCTATGTTTTCTTAGAACAAAAAACTCCTTTTTAAGTCCATTTTCAAAGGAATGGTTGTGTTGAACGTTTCGATCTTGTTTCCGTCTCGCTAAAGTTGTTAACATAAAAAGTGTTAAGACTAGAAGTACAAACGACGAGCTATATGACTGTCTTTGAAAGGTTAATATTTCTGTTCAATGATAAGCGCTGGGTGGTGCAGGGAGACGGGAAATTTCGATAGTAGTACTGGCGGCCGCTGCTCAACGGGGATTTCGAGGAAGCCACAAGATCGGCGATGAAACACGCAGCGGTGTTTAACCTGAACAGAACGGTCGTCTGCCGTATACTCAACAGTATATGTAGATATCTGTAGATGAAGATGCAATTTGTAAAGGTTTTGAGAAGGTTGATCCGTTGAGCAGCAGTCGATGTATtactatttttgcaaaatgacgTCTCTGAAAATGCACGTTGTGAACCGATCCACTGGTCCATGATTAGTAAATGGCAAGTAGCTGTATACTGAAAGGTGCCACTTCCACCTGTCTACCAACTCCTCAGGGCTGCGACTACTACACTCAAAATTTCGTTTGTTATTTAATCTATTCAATCTAATCTAATTATTTAATCTATTTTTCAATACGCAAAGACATTCCAGGAGAGTCTTATGTTCAGGCAAAAAATATACGTTACTTTTTTATAGGTGTTAGCGCTCGAACGTTGTAAAGAATAAATTCATGTCCAGGTATTACGTTTgggttttcaaaaataaatgaaaaaaggaaaaaaagaccaaGTCTAACCATGAATGTTTGCAGACTGCTTGCTTATATATTCCAGCTGCGCcgtgaaaatacaaaaaaggtGCCAatgagcacaaaaaaaagttccttttAGAAATAATAACAAGAAACGGTTTTCCTCACATTTCACAATAAACGAGTGAAACACTAAACGTTTGTGTCCGTTTTGCGGAAAACATTTCCTTGATCTTCTGTAAACACCTTCGATATTAGAAGATCGGCATCTAACTTGCATGCAAAATGTGTTTTATCCGGAACGTATGAGGGTTTCCTTTCTGATTGTGTGaatgttcttgaaaaaatttacGTTCGACAGTGAATGTTCCAATAACTGTTActtgcgagttttttttttccgacagTGCTCATCCAAACGTCTCAATTTCCCTCCCGCAGCAGCGAACTCTGTTTGCACGTCGTGGCTGATCCGCTCGTCTAGTTCCTTCCTGAGCAGCTCTACGGAATGGTGCGACCAGCTCCGCAACTTGATTTCTTGCACTTTCCCAAGTCATCGAATTTAATCGTCCCGATCATCAAACACTTTTGGCTCGCGAGGGGCTAAAGCCACTAGCGTTTGAGGCGGATTATTTCGCAAGGTTGCTGCGAAAAGGGCCCTGCAAGCTGCATATCGTGCATATAATTCGGGATTTTGTCTGGTTTTGATTTCGGAAGTTTTATCCTGTTTTTGTGGACATCTTTCGTCCTATATTTAAACGCATATAATTTAgggtttcctttttctgcagGTTCAGCTTTTTTCCCGCCATGAATCTCCAGCGCTAGATTGTTAGAcggaagttttaaaaaaagaaagagctttccgcaaaaaaaactttaccaTTCTAGAACTTATTAGAACTAACATGAGTGAAgctatttctttctctctctctcgtcGACGTTCCTCCTCCTAGAAAACTTCACAATCTTgcaaataacttttttctaaactttcaagacacttttttgaaattgtatgatacttttcttcaagaacaatttcactttttgtcAGCTTCAAATGTAGCACTATGTTTCCTCAAAGGAAACTTGAACGTTggcttcaaggaaaaaaatgagctcTTCCTTACAGGTTGTTGGATATAACGTTTATTTTCCTCTTAgaagatataaaaaaaaaactattttatttgttgtggATCCAATGTTCCGCATTTCTCGAGAATCCGGCTAAGTATATGAGATTTGTCAAATTTCGACCATTCTCTCATGTTATGCTATTAATCCTATTATGAATTCACCATGCTCGCCGTACACCCCTCTGCGTACTGCAAGCATCGCCGCCACCGCTCTCGGTTGGCTACTATTCGATATATGCTCTTACGCAAACATCAACCTGAACGACTGGCAGCCGACCGCGGGCCTTCCGAGCTGAAGTACGCTAAACTCAACTCATTTCAACTCTCCTTGTCGGCTATTTATTCTGTTTATCCTTAATTACTTATGTACACTTTCTTGAGTCAATCCACAACGTGaattctccttctctttccgcatttttttccctcacaTCTCTGCAAAGCGTTGTAACGATGGATGCGAGAATCATTTCATGATTTTGTTCAAAGTAGAATTTCTGCCAGAAAGTCTGTAGCTTGCACCTATGAGGAgtgcttcttttttggaattttgttgaaatattccGTAACAACAATGCAAGCATTTACTAGTGGTTCTTCTGTCTTAGACACTAGTTCCCCAGCCCTATCGAATATTCACCTCAATTTTGTTCAGAAccgttcgttttcttttctattcaagTAGTATTTACCACAGAAGGGGCACGAGTGGcatgtgtttttttattcatgtatAGAGTTTCATATTCGTTGATGATAGAATAGCTATTTCGTACTTGCGAATATAATGAGGTGGAGCATATTATAgcagaagaagagagaagatcACGGACATGCactaatatttttctcaacGAACTGTACTCTTCTCACTTGGTGAAAATCAGATATTTGTCGAATTTCTACTATTTGTTTGTACTTGTATTATTGTACCCTTTTCTGTGCCACTAATGGTACACTATAATGACGCACTGTTATGGATTAAATTAGTTTCCTCATTAGTTTTTTCAGAccaatttcttaaattttatgtTTCATCTCTTTTCTATCGCAGTTGTAAGGTGATCAAAATCCACTCTTAACATACATTTGCGTCGTGGATGAGCTTATGGATGTGGAAATTAACAAATATTTGTGGATATGCATTCGCACAGGAAGTCATTCGCACAAAAATATATTGATGTAGTTCTTTAGTGAATTCCTCTGAGAAATCCCAAACTTTTTCCGAATCCTGGAACTTCATAATGCCGCAACCTAGAGCcacttttcttcaattcaCTCAACGATCTTTATCTAAGTACTTCTTATCACtaacttcagttttttctgcTCCGAGACACTGGAGGAAAAGATATGCCCTTCAGCTATTTGTGGACCTTCTTATCCTTTGAAGTTTCTCGCCTAGATTATTAAGCTAAGTTAAGCTTATTAGGATTTTGCTCATTAGTCTACTTCGCTGCTGAAAGGcataaaaaaattcacgaCTATTCGCAGGAAACTCGTCCGAATTTTCGTGTTCGGTCCTCCTTGTGTTCCCGCCGATAGCATCGCTATCGGCATAGGCATAGGCCGTACAAGTTGTTGTGGGCGAGGTGATATTTGTTTAGTGATGAACATTCTACGCATGATTCACACCCGGATGAGATTGCTAGGAAGAGCGTGTTCCaaccaataaaaaaatcctttacaTCGATGTTTCGTTCGTTTTGCATCTTTTACTAGAtttatcttccttttctttttttctgtttttcgacGTTTCTTCCAATTCAATGCCAGCTATGGCCTTTCACGATAGCATCTCGATGGGAATGTCACGGTTCGTGCTAAGATTTGCTTGGATAACCTTTGAAAGCGAGCTAGAGCGACTCAGGCTGTTGTGCATAGTTTT is part of the Necator americanus strain Aroian chromosome V, whole genome shotgun sequence genome and encodes:
- a CDS encoding hypothetical protein (NECATOR_CHRV.G19494.T1); its protein translation is MNNGALVIRGGNVSSRNVDGVDFVVHPCIVHLFDSHEIMPPRPAILRLRRQRKLRLRQGSYVPTGRGLCAHALNSTVLPAFCYAVETWANNVATSKKPLITHRDVFGTLTGAHNI
- a CDS encoding hypothetical protein (NECATOR_CHRV.G19495.T1), whose protein sequence is MKIEWIHISDEGAHIQGQTDVSSQWFYLLRQVWYQLIDPGGMSGLVTTGADSNLRSIVQAAEPLTDCTTPPTPCHNTYCRKSTNNFSSLNSTPAFYKCYLCIKAIRNE